One Vicia villosa cultivar HV-30 ecotype Madison, WI linkage group LG5, Vvil1.0, whole genome shotgun sequence genomic window, TATTACTTAGTTTGTAgtaaaaataaaagtcattaaTTAGTTTAAATTTTTGCCAAAAGAGTTACTAATTAGTTACTTGTAATTTTGTGTCATCGTTTTTCATACAAAAGAGACAAACTTGGAGAAGAAAAGAATCAAAGGTTACGTCCACTTGACGCATCGATCAACAAAAGAGATTAAGTATGAAGCTGATTTTGATGTACCAGCAAACTTTGGTGAGATTGGTGCTGTTCTTGTGGAAAATGAGCATAAAAGAGAAACAtttatgaaggaaattgttcTCGATGGCTTTCTCACTGGTCCTATTAAATTTGCTTGTGATTCTTGGGTTCATTCCAAGTTTGATAACCCCCAATTGAGAGTGTTTTTCTCCAACAAGGTATATTTATCGTAGTAGTGACGTAACTAACTTGTAACAAACTTAACTAACTaataactaattataaatattacaGCTAACGTAACTAACTCTTTTTGAATAGTCATATTTGCCATCTGAAACACCGGAAGGATTGAAAAGGCTAAGAGAAGGCGAACTGGTAACTTTACGAGGCAATGGCCAAGGCGAACGCAAGATTTTCGAACGTATATATGATTACGACGTGTATAATGACCTTGGAAATCCAGACAAGGATATCCATCTCAAGAGACCTGTTCTTGGTGGCAAAGAACATCCGTACCCGAGACGTTGTAGAACTGGAAGGCCTCGTTGCGCTACAGATCCGTTGTCGGAGCAACCAAGTAACAAAGTCTATGTTCCGCGAGACGAAAGCTTCTCGGAAGTAAAGCAAGTTACATTTTCTGCAAATACGTTACAGTCGGCTCTCCACGCACTTGTGCCTGTTCTGAGAACATCTGCAGTTGACAAAAATCTTGGATTCCCTGTTTTCTCAGCCATAGATGATCTTTTCAATGAAGGATTTAACTTGCCTCCTCAACAACAACATGATTTCAAGACTGCTTTGCCAAGGTTGGTCAAGCTTGTTCGAGATGCAAGAAATGACATTCTTCGTTTTGAAACTCCGGCTACAATGGACAGTAAGATATTTATACTTCTTTGCTCATGTTTAATGCGATTGCGAGTATAGAATTTACAAATTATTTATGTGATTATTTGAATATGGCAGAGGACAGATTCTTTTGGTTTAGAGATGAAGAATTTGGAAGACAGACTATAGCTGGTCTTAATCCTTGTTGCATCCAATTGGTTACGGTATACTTCTAGCACAAGataccttttttatttattattttttttaagaaaatcgaAACTCAACGATGATCATTGATAATTtgctataaaaaaaatcatgtagGAATGGCCATTGAAAAGCAAGCTTGATCCTAATGTTTATGGTCCTGCGGAATCGGCGATAACCACTGATATAGTCGAGAAACAAATCAGAGGATTCTCTACAGTAGAAGAAGTATGTTTTTGTTTAACACTACTAAAATGTAATAATTATATAAGTGTTATTTTATCTTACTAATACTAATGAAATTTAAATGATTCGATACAGGCTATCAAACAGAAGAAGTTGTTTGTCTTGGACTACTACGATTTTTTCTTGCCATTAGTAGAGGAAGTTAGAAAACTTGAAGGAACAACATTGTATGGATCAAGGACACTGTTCTACCTGAATGAAGACGGCACGGTGAGGCCATTGGCGATCGAGCTAGCTCGCCCGCCTATAGGTAAAAAGCCATTATGGAGGCAAGTTTTTATACCTTCTTGGCATTCAACTGAAGTATGGCTTTGGAGGCTTGCCAAAGCTCATGTCCTTGCTCATGATGCTGGCTACCACCAACTTGTTAGTCACTGGTTGAGAACTCATTGTTGTACAGAACCATACATCATTGCAACAAACAGGCAACTGAGTGCAATGCATCCAATCTACAGATTACTACTTCCACATTTTAGATACACAATGGAAATCAACGCACTTGCGCGTGAAGCACTGATAAATGCTGATGGAGTAATAGAGAGTAGTTTCACTCCTAAACAACTTTCCATCTTAGTAAGTTCAATAGCCTATGATAAACACTGGCAATTCGACTTACAAGCCCTTCCCAATGACCTTATCCATAGAGGATTGGCAGAAAAAGATCCAAATGCCCCTCATGGCTTGAAACTGGCTATAGAAGATTACCCTTATGCAAATGATGGCCTTGTTCTTTGGGATGCTATCAAATCTTGGGTCACTGATTATGTCAACCACTACTACAATGATGATTCAAGAACTGTTGTGTCAGATAAAGAATTACAAGCATGGTGGAAAGAGATTAGAACTGTTGGTCATGGTGACAAAAAGGATGAACCTTGGTGGCCTAATTTGAAAACAAATGAAGATCTTATTGAAATAGTGACGACCATTGTTTGGATAACATCCGGACATCACGCAGCGGTGAACTTTGGTCAGTACACTTACGCGGGCTATTTTCCTAATAGACCGGCTATTGCGAGAAACAACATGCCCACAGAAGACCCTTCTGATCAAGAATTGGAACTTTTCTATGATAAACCAGAAGTAACATTGTTGAAGTGTTTCCCTTCACAAATTCAAGCTATGACGGTGATGACTGTGTTGGATATTTTGTCTAGTCATTCGCCGGACGAGGAGTATCTTGGACAAACAGTTGAGCCAGCGTGGGAAGAGGAACCAATGATTAAGGCTGCTTTTGAAAAGTTCCAAGGAAGGTTGATGGAGCTTGAGGGTATAGTTGATGAGAGGAATGCTGATAAGAATCTGAAGAATAGAAATGGTGCTGGGATTTTGCCTTATGAACTTTTGAAGCCAACTTCAGAGCCTGGTGTAACAGGAAAGGGTGTTCCATATAGTATCTCTATTTGATTTGAACACATTGTGTATGAACTTGACTTGTATTTGTATGTGTTGTCTTGATCTGTAATGTTCTATTTTGAGCTCACTTTAATGTAATTGACAGTAACTCTGAATAAAGTTTTAATGTACAACCAAATATATTTGGCTGTAACATTATATTCAATCCAACTTGATAACATCTCTAATCAACTTCCATTATGCTTCTTTAATATGTGTCTATAATTTGGATAAAAGTATTACTCTCATCAGATTGAATTTAcaagatgatattgatcctttctATTATGTTATGTATCCTTCAAACATAAAAATTCAAAAAGGAGATAAAATTAATGACCAAGCAAAAGCTGTAACTTGCAAATCAAGTAATATAGAATTAGTGAATGATAAATACATAAAAGGGAGAGAAAGTTTTGCTCAAAATTGTTTTTCACTTAATCTTCACACAGCTTATGAATATTACAATGCATTACATGAAAGACATAGAGATAGTTAGGTTTTATAATTGCTTGTGATTTAAGTAACTTATATGAGTCACAAGCTAACCAATTTAACTAACTACCTAACCAACTCCTAATTAATTCTAACCCTCATTTAGAATCTATTATGGACCGACAAAATCGACTCCGGCCAATTATCAGAAAGGGGTTCCACTCCTTCCTGAATCTTCCATCGCACGAAGATTATCATCGCAAAGATCACAATAGATCTCAACTGGAAGTACATCTAACGAATAGGGGTTTCACTCTTCTGTCTCGCACACTTACTGGAGCGTTGGAGTGCTAATCTTTCACCCCCACCCACTCCACCGTACCGAAAGCTGTGATCCACCATCACCGCCATTCCTCCTCTCATTTCTGGTTCTAGAACGAAACATAATCATTACATCAAAAATAAAATCACTTATCAAGTTGTGAATTGGATGGTGAAAAATAAGTCTGTACacttatcaaatctctccaaCTTTCCATTTTGTTTGTCCTCTAGCAAAATACAAACAATTGTAtggttttcaataaaaataatcacAATAACTAATGGTCTAAAAGAAACATGTTTTTCAATAACTTACATGGATTTGTGAGCAGCCAATTCTAGATAACCAGAACGAATTTATCAAAACAAAACATGTATATAAATACGTTTTTATATATCAAAGAATACAATCAAATATTTAATCAACATTCAacattcattatttatttaaagtCATTGTCAAAACAAAGCATATATACTAATAATTTCCTATATGTAATTGATGGTAGTCGTTATTACGTGAATTTTTTGAGGAAATTCGGATGAATTTGGAGGAATAATGATCAAAAGTCATGTAAAAGATTGAGAATTGAGCAAAAAGCCAAGACAAGAAAGACACATAATTTACTTTTAGATTTCTCGCGCACGCGGTGCATCCCATTGCGGCCTGACGAGGCTTGCATTGTGGCGCAATATTGACTTGACGCGGCGCGATGAGACGCTTTTTGGGTGTCACGATTTTTGCTATTTAAAAGGCTGTTTGGCTATTTCTTTAGAGTTCTGAATCAGAGATAGAAAGTGACAGCTAGGGATATTCAAGAGGTGATTTTATAGTACATTGGAGTCATTGGAGAACAATTCTTCCATAGATTTTGATGATGAATACTTCTCCACTCATGGTATTTGTTAATTTATCAATGAGTAGCTAAGTTTCTCTAGATTAGGTCTTTTTGAGATGAAACTTATTTTTTACTCTGTTGGATCATATGTTTGATGAGtaattttaatgttattattttatttaaattgttctTGTATTTAATGTTTTTTGTCGCTTACAGGCGTACGAATCGATCTAAATAATTAGGGGTTTCTGGCCGTTATAGTCTATTTATGTGATATAGGAAACTTATTCAACTTTATAATTAACTAAGGACATGTAATTAGAAGTTGTTGTTTATGAATTAACACGCTTAGAACGCCTAATTTAACCTTGAATTGACCTGAATTAGAGAATTATTGTATGAATTAGTGAGCTACACACCAAAGAATTGAGTGTAGTGGTTATGTTAATTTGCTATGAGATAATACTTTAATTGAAACTCAATAAATACACACTTCATCAACCGGTAAAAGTAAAGAGAATCAATAGTAAAGACCTAATCGACTTTCGCATTttaaattttatctttttaatttttcgTTTTAAACACCTTTAGTAACGAAAAATCCCATCTTTAATTACTTCATTCAGCacgtaattttttttgttaaattacAATCCTAGTGAAAACgatctttttataattatttcgACACTATCAATACACTTACTGAGAAGTCATCAATCATTCTATAATTAGAGAACAACTACCTTTATTTGAAAGATTTTGTTGATaacaatataaatataattaagaaCAATTGACActctaatataatttattttcatgTGTAGCATATTTACAATTATCTATAT contains:
- the LOC131602032 gene encoding linoleate 13S-lipoxygenase 2-1, chloroplastic-like — protein: MFMQQSYVSNLRPNCLTLHKPCLHGIGSSSNQTCFKVGSSRPLLTKQKNESKFKRNQCNKIKAVAVSEEAVDKKTVKVKATVTVQPTLGGLFREVGARGYDDFKDLLGKSILLEFVSIELDPETNLEKKRIKGYVHLTHRSTKEIKYEADFDVPANFGEIGAVLVENEHKRETFMKEIVLDGFLTGPIKFACDSWVHSKFDNPQLRVFFSNKSYLPSETPEGLKRLREGELVTLRGNGQGERKIFERIYDYDVYNDLGNPDKDIHLKRPVLGGKEHPYPRRCRTGRPRCATDPLSEQPSNKVYVPRDESFSEVKQVTFSANTLQSALHALVPVLRTSAVDKNLGFPVFSAIDDLFNEGFNLPPQQQHDFKTALPRLVKLVRDARNDILRFETPATMDKDRFFWFRDEEFGRQTIAGLNPCCIQLVTEWPLKSKLDPNVYGPAESAITTDIVEKQIRGFSTVEEAIKQKKLFVLDYYDFFLPLVEEVRKLEGTTLYGSRTLFYLNEDGTVRPLAIELARPPIGKKPLWRQVFIPSWHSTEVWLWRLAKAHVLAHDAGYHQLVSHWLRTHCCTEPYIIATNRQLSAMHPIYRLLLPHFRYTMEINALAREALINADGVIESSFTPKQLSILVSSIAYDKHWQFDLQALPNDLIHRGLAEKDPNAPHGLKLAIEDYPYANDGLVLWDAIKSWVTDYVNHYYNDDSRTVVSDKELQAWWKEIRTVGHGDKKDEPWWPNLKTNEDLIEIVTTIVWITSGHHAAVNFGQYTYAGYFPNRPAIARNNMPTEDPSDQELELFYDKPEVTLLKCFPSQIQAMTVMTVLDILSSHSPDEEYLGQTVEPAWEEEPMIKAAFEKFQGRLMELEGIVDERNADKNLKNRNGAGILPYELLKPTSEPGVTGKGVPYSISI